In Emcibacter nanhaiensis, the sequence CCGTCAACGCCTATTACAACCCGACCATGAACGAGATCGTGTTCCCGGCCGCCATCCTGCAGCCGCCCTTCTTTGACATGGCGGCCGACGATGCGGTCAACTACGGCGCCATCGGCGGCGTGATCGGCCATGAAATCGGCCATGGTTTCGACGACAAGGGCAGCACCTATAACGGTGACGGCGAACTGCAGAACTGGTGGACCGATGAAGACCGCAAGGCCTTTGAGGAACGCACCGGCCAGCTCGTCGCCCAGTATAACGGCTTCGAAGCCCTGCCCGACCTGCATGTGAACGGCGAATTCACACTGGGCGAGAACATCGGCGACCTGGGCGGTCTCAGTATCGCCTACAAGGCCTACAAGATGTCACTGAATGGCAAGGAAGCGCCGGTCATCGACGGCTTCACCGGCGAACAGCGTTTCTTCATCGGCTGGGCCCAGGGTTTCCAGGGTAAATACCGGGACGAGGCGCTGCGCACCCGGATCCAGACCGATCCGCACAGCCCGGCCCGCTTCCGGGTCAACGGCGTGGTCCGCAACGTGCCGGCCTTCTATGAAGCCTTCGGCCTGAGCGAGACCAGCGGCCTGTACCTGGCGCCGGATGAGCGGGTGAAAATCTGGTAAAGCACCGGATAAATATTTAAGAGAAAAGGCGGTCCCGGTGACCGCCTTTTTTATTACTCCGACTGGGTTTCCCGATAGTGCAGCTTGGCCCGGATATGCGGCCAGTTGGCGTCGGCCTGGGTCCGTTTCTCACGGAAATTTTCCAGCCAGTAGGCCTTGGTTTTTTCATTGTTGTGCAGATAGAGCTTGCCGTCGCGCAGGGTCCAGATCTGCGGGTCCGTGGGGCTGGAATAGCCCTTGGCGATGAACACCGGCTCATAGCCGCCGAACTGGGGGGCGTAGTCGTTGGGGGCTTTGGCGAACAGGTCGCGGTGCTCCTGGGACGCGAACCGCCATTTGGCGCCGGCCCAGTTCACTTCATAGAGGGGATTGCCGAAGGTGGCCTTTTCCTCGGTGAAATAGGCGACCGGGTCATAGCCGAGGATTGCCACGCCCTCTTCGTCGTCGAAGATCACGCTGTCGGCGAAGTAGCTCTGGGACGTGTAATAAAAGACCAGACCGCCGAGCACGGCGACGGTGATGGCGGAAATAAAGAGCAGATATTTGGGAAGCTTGTCCATTCCGGCCTCATTCGTTTCGGATGATTTTCCGCACCTTACTGCGCATGGGGTCAATTGCCAACGACAGAATGATTCCCAAGTCTAATTTACATCGGCCGGCGCCGCCGTCATTTATCCTTAATGAAACTGACATTTTTATTGGATGGTTAATCCTTCGCTTACTTATTTACCTCAATATGAACATATTCCCGTCTCAAAAAGGCCGCGTCTTTTTGGCATGGTATATGCAAGGTTAGTAATATAGGCCGGGGTTTTATTCAGGGACCGGCCCGTAGACCGGAGTGAAAACAATGATGACTGCAAAAAGCGAACGGCTGACACATACCCGCGAAACCGCTTTGCGCCTGATTAAATGCATGGGCGTTTCCGCCGCACTGGAATATTGCAAAGACAGCCAGTGGATGGGAATTGCCAATGAAATCAGGATGATACGGGAAGAGCGCCAGAGT encodes:
- a CDS encoding YHS domain-containing (seleno)protein, with the protein product MDKLPKYLLFISAITVAVLGGLVFYYTSQSYFADSVIFDDEEGVAILGYDPVAYFTEEKATFGNPLYEVNWAGAKWRFASQEHRDLFAKAPNDYAPQFGGYEPVFIAKGYSSPTDPQIWTLRDGKLYLHNNEKTKAYWLENFREKRTQADANWPHIRAKLHYRETQSE